In a genomic window of Quercus lobata isolate SW786 chromosome 4, ValleyOak3.0 Primary Assembly, whole genome shotgun sequence:
- the LOC115983326 gene encoding uncharacterized protein LOC115983326, with amino-acid sequence MMEDFEKKVSITEKMESDIDEAACSSSSSTTSSSKTVHLLRSFLAIQERRAQAYSKLKSGFAEYMVSGGELAYQQLCSEITQEFNDCSKQVLEMESLFMNPDYSRIDLAQLLKAVQTQEKQKLQLTATIQVLKKAGRPSERLVSHENCRYKTAMEHECVHVHEITEDAGTEEAEANAEYENALKEAIRGVQNTVTAINEHLEEVRYEIAALEAE; translated from the exons ATGATGGAAGATTTTGAGAAGAAGGTTTCGATAACAGAAAAAATGGAGTCTGACATTGACGAAGCCGCctgctcctcctcctcctccaccacctcttcCTCCAAAACCGTCCATCTGCTTCGCAGTTTTCTTGCCATTCAAGAACGCAGAGCCCAAGCCTATTCCAAACTCAAAAG TGGGTTTGCTGAGTATATGGTATCTGGAGGAGAATTAGCTTATCAACAACTTTGTAGCGAGATCACACAAGAGTTCAACGATTGCTCCAAACAA GTCCTTGAAATGGAGTCGCTATTTATGAATCCTGATTACAGCCGAATTGATCTAGCTCAGTTGCTAAAAGCCGTTCAAACGCAGGAAAAGCAGAAGTTGCAACTG ACAGCTACAATTCAGGTGTTAAAGAAAGCTGGTCGTCCCTCAGAACGTCTAGTGAGCCATGAGAACTGCAGGTATAAGACGGCAATGGAGCATGAGTGTGTCCACGTCCATGAGATAACTGAAGATGCCGGAACTGAAGAGGCAGAGGCAAATGCTGAGTACGAGAATGCTCTCAAGGAGGCcattaggggtgtgcagaatACAGTGACAGCTATAAATGAACATTTAGAAGAAGTCAGATATGAAATTGCAGCCCTCGAAGCTGAGTGA